In the Brevundimonas sp. LM2 genome, CTTCATCCGCGTGCCCTGGCCGGCGGCGAGGATGATGGCGGCTCTGGCGGGGGAATGGGTGGTCATGAATCGGTCCGGCGTCTAGTCACGCGCGGTGGTCTAGCCCATCGGGACGGCCGAAGGGAGAGAGACGCCATGATCGAACGCGACCTTGAGGGCTGGACCCTGGCCTTCGACCTCGACGGCACCCTGGTGGAGACGCATCAGGACCTGGTCGGCACCCTGAACCGGATGCTGGTGATCGAGGGCCTGCCGCCCGTGCCCATGGAAGGGGCGCGCGAGCTGATCGGCGGCGGGGCCCGGGCCCTGCTGGAGCACGGCTTCACCCTGGCCGGCGCCCCGCTGGAGCGGGCGCAGGACCCGCAGCTGTTCGAGGCCTTCATCGCCGACTACATCGAACATATCGCCGACCACTCGGTGCCGTTCGAGGGCGTGGTCGAGACGCTGGAGACCCTGTCGGCCCGCGGCGCGACCCTGGTGGTGGTCACCAACAAGCGCTCGGACCTGTCCGAACTGCTGCTGGGCAAGATCGACCTGACCCGCCATTTCGCCGCCATCGTCGGCCCTGACCGGGTCAGCGCGAGGAAACCCTCGGGCGCCCACCTGATCGAGGCCATCCAATCGGTCGGCGGCGATCCGGCCCGCGCCATCATGATCGGCGATGCCGCCCCCGACGCGGGCACAGCGCAGGACGCGAACATCCCCTGCATCCTGTGCAGCTTCGGCTACACCCCGATCCCAGTTGAGGATCTGGACCCCGACGTCATCGTCGACGCCTTCGAGGACGTGGAAGAGGCTATCGATATGATCGTGGTGGACCACTATGTGGCCCGGGCGATGGCGGGGGTCTGACGCGCGCGCCGGAGCCGAGACTCCCGATCCGGAGAACCGTGGCGCCGCCTGCCGCAGAGACGACGTGGGCTCTTCGTCGCCGCCCGCGATCATGTCGCCCGGAGCACGGCCCGGAGATCTCAGGGACCAAGACGATCGATCCCTGATCGTGCAGATCGCCTGTCGATGATCTCGGTCGTCGCGGCGTCGACGGCTCACCCTGTTTCGGCCGATCGCGCGGCCATCAAGGCCTTCGCGCCGAATACTTGCAGCCCGTCTCCCGACGCCGATCATTAAAGGAAATGGTTCATGACCGGCAAACACGTCTCCTTCGATTAGGTGGATATACCTAGTCGTTTCTACCGATCAGTTTTATCACTATTGATTCAGGCTATTCTGACAAGCTGTCTCTACAGAAGAGGATCGCGGAATGTTCGGAGAAGTCGTCGCCTACCTGCACCGTCACAATCGTGTCGCTTTCGCCGGCGCGCTCATGGCGATGTTCGCCGCGGGACTCAGTCTGATCAGCCACCACCGCTGACGCGCGTCCCGGAGGCCGCCCGCCGCGTCCCGGTCGGGTCAGCGGGTCAGCCCGTCGACCGCTGCGGCGGTCATGGGGAAGGCCGCCAGGGGACCGATCACGGCCTGGCTGGCCCCCACCAGCGCCCCCCGCAAAGATAGGCGGGATGCACCCGGCAACGCACGAGGCCGCCGTCAGCGTGAGCCCCTCCCAGGCCTGATCGCAAGGACAGGCGAAATAGCGTGGTCACCTGAAAGCGCGTCGATGTCGGTTCGATCGCTATCTCGCTTTCGCCGCGTCGAATGCCGCCCGCGCCGCCTCGATCCGCTCCAGGTGCGCCTCGGCCCACATCCAGACCCCGCAGAAGGCCGTGGCCAGGCTGAAGCCCATGTCGGTCAGGCGGTATTCGACCTTGGGCGGCACCACCGGGTGGACAGTCCGGATCACCAGGCCGTCGCGCTCCATCTGGCGCAGGGTCTGGGTCAGCATCTTCTGGCTGACGCCACCGGACAGGGCGGCGAGGCGGGTGAAGCGCTGCTCCCCGTGCTCGGCCAGGACGTCCAGCACGATCATGGTCCACTTGTCGGCGACCCGGCCGATCACCTCATTGACCAGGGCCTCGACGCGGGGATCGACCGGCGGGTGGTCGAAGACGGCGGGGCGGATGGCGACTGGTTGAGTAGTGGCGGACATCGGTTTCTCTTCGGTGCGTATGGCACGTTGAGGTGCCTACTTTCGATCAGTGCGTGACCGTTCTATCTCAGTCGGCGCGAGGTCGGAACCTCGAAGGAGCCCAGACATGAACACCGCACACGACACCGTCCTGATCACCGGCGGCGGCACCGGCATCGGCCGCGCCATGGCCGAGGCCCTGCACGCCAGGGGCACCAAGGTCATCATCGCCGGCCGCCGACCCGAGGTCCTGGCCGAGGTCTGCGCCGCCAACCCGGGCATGGCCCATGCGGTGCTGGACGTCGCCGATTCGGCCTCGATCCCGGCCGTCGTCTCCCAGATCGTCGCCGACCATCCAGGCCTGAACGCGGTCATCAGCAATGCCGGGATCATGAGGGCGGAGACCCTGTCGGCCGGTGCCTTCGACCTCGGCCTGGTGGACGAGACGGTGGCGATCAACCTGCTGGGCACGATCCGGCTGGCGGCGGCGGTCCTGCCGCATCTGCTGCAACAGCCCTCGGCGACCTTCGTCACCGTCTCCTCGGGTCTGGCCTTCGTGCCCCTGGCCGCGACCCCGACCTACAGCGCCACCAAGGCGGCGATCCATTCCTGGACCCAGTCCCTGCGGACCCAGCTGGCCGGCACCTCGGTCAGGGTCATCGAATGGGCTCCGCCGGGGGTGGCCACCGACCTGATGCCCGGTCATGCCGAAGACCCCCGGTCCATGCCCCTGGCGGACTTCACCGCCGAGAGCCTGTCGCTGTTCGAGGCCGGGCATGACGCGGTGCTGGTGGAGCGGGTCAAGTTCCTCAGCGGGGCCGAGGCGCGGGGGGACTATGCGGCGGTGTATGAGGCGTTGAACGGGGCGCACTGACTTACGTCCCCCTCCCAGAAGGAGAGGGTCTCGGCGCGTCGATAGAAATGCTCGCCACCACGGCGGTTGCGGTCCGGCGCGCCAGCCAACATGTTGCGGCTCCTCCTTCCCGAAAGCCGCGCCGACATGCTTGCCCGCTTCTTCGCCATTCCCCTGTGGCAGCGCACCGCCGCCGGGTTCGCGCTCGGCATCCTGGCCGGTCTGATCCTGAGGGAACAGGCGACGGTCTGGCTGCAGCCGATCGGGGACGTCTATCTGAACCTGATCCGGATGGTGGTGGCGCCGCTGGTGCTGTTCACCATCGCCTCCTCGATCGCCAAGCTGGGCGCAGGCGCGGGGGCGGTGCGACTGGGGGCGCGGACCATCCTGTGGTTCGCCATCACCTCCCTGCTGGCGGTGCTGGTCGGCTTCGCCTTCGGCCATCTGATCAATCCGGGGCTGGGCCTGGCCAACCTGCCGCTGGGCGAGGTCAAGGACCGGGTCATCCCGACCCCGCTGGAGGTGCTGCTCGGGATCGTCCCGACCAATCCCTTCGCCGCGCTGAGCGAGGGCAAGGTGCTGCAGATCATCTTCTTCTCGGCCCTGGTCGGGGCGGCGCTCGTCGCGCTCGGCGACCGGGCCCTGACGGCGCGGCGGCTGGTCGACGAGGGCGCGGCCATCATCTTCCGCATCACCCGCTGGGTCATCCAGCTGACGCCGTTCGGCGTGTTCGGCCTGATCGGCTCGGTCGTCGGCGGCTATGGCTGGGAGGCGCTGCTGCCGCTCGGCAAGTTCATCCTGGCCATCTACGCCGCCTGCCTGTTCCACATCCTGATCGTCTATTCGGGCCTGCTGAAGCTGCACGGACTGAAGGCTTCCAGCTTCTTCCGCGGGGCCTTCGCGGCCCAGCAGACCGCCTTCGCCACATCGTCCTCGCTGGGCACGCTGCCGATCACCCTGCGCCAGACGGTGGAGCGGCTGGGCGTGCCCCAGGCCTATGCCGCCTTCGCCGTGCCCCTGGGGGCCAACGTCAAGATGGACGGGTGCGGGGCCATCTATCCGGCCATCGCCTCGATCTTCATCGCCCAGTATTTCTCGATCGACCTGACGCTGACCCAGTACGTCCTGATCGGGCTGACGGCCGTCCTGGGCTCGCTGGGCACCGCCGGGGTGCCGGGCACCAGCATCGTCATGCTGACCCTGACGCTGTCCACCGCCGGCCTGCCGCTGGAGGGGATCGGCTATATCGTCGCCATCGACCGGATCATCGACATGATGCGCACCGCCACCAACGTCACGGGCCAGATGCTGGTCCCGGTGCTGGTGGCCAGGGAAGAAGGCATCCTGAACGAGGGCATCTATGACGGCCACGTCGCGTGGCTGCCCGGCGACCCGGAGGCGGAGACCCCGGCGGCGGTGCAGGGCGCGGGCATCTGACTCTTGCCTCCCGGCGGCGACCGGGCTATGTCCCCGCCTCCCCGCAACGACACATGTCTGCGGGGCCCGAGATGGATGCTTAGCTCAGCGGGAGAGCACCTCGTTCACACCGAGGGGGTCGCAGGTTCAATCCCTGCAGCATCCACCATCATCTTTCAGTGTCGGGTCGGTCGATCGCTTCTGCGTCAGGGGTCGCGGGACCCTGGCTGCCGGGAACCGGTCCGCCGCCCGGACCCGGCGCCGCCTCGCCGACCCGCGTCTGGCCGACACCGCGGTCCGCCTCGGCAGGATCGCCGTCGGACGGGCGGTCAGTCATGACCGGTCATGCCCTTGGACGGATCGCTGGACGAGGTACCGGGGTCCTTGTCCGGGGCTCGGGCGCTGCGGATCTTGATCAGGGCGAGCAGTCCGCCCAGCAGCAGCGGCCCGCCGATGACGACGAGGGCCCAGGGCCAGGCTTCGGCAGCGTTTTCCATAGGTCTTCTCCGATAGCAGGGCGGTCCTCTGAGACCGCCCGTTGGGTGGACGGGGCCGCTAGCGGTCGCGACCGCGCAGCAGGGTGACCAGACCGAAGACGGCCAGGCCGGCGACGGCCAGAGTGGCGACGCCGGCGACGCGGGCGTTCGACGATTTGACCAGACCCATCTCGGCCACCGGGTTGGGGAGCGTGCCCTTGCCCAGATCATCGACGATGCCCTCGACGAAATTGACCCGGTCGGCCAGCATCAGCAGCAGCCAGTGTCCCCACTGGCTTTCACTGTAGGCAAAGGCCGCGCGACGGATCTTACCGCTCAGGCCCGACGGCGGGGTGGACTGGCCGACGGTGGCGGGGCGGCGCAGATATTCGACCGACTGCAGGATCTCGACATCGGCCACCTGGGCCACGGGCGGGGTCCAGTTCATGCCGGGGCCGTCGTCCTTGGACCGGTCCCGCATCGGATAGGTCGGGTCGTTCTCGGGGTCCGCGTCGACGCCCCAGCCGATCACGGTCTGGGGGTCGATCCGGGGATGTTTCGCGTCGGGCGCCGTGTCGGCGGCGGCGTCGGCCTGTTCGCTCTGGGTCATGGGGATGTCCTTGCTCATGCCGCGCTCGGGATCAGGACGGGCTTGATGCAGCCGTCCAGCTTGGAGGAGAACAGGTGGTAGGCCTCGGCCACGTCCTCGAGCGGCACCCGGTGGGTGATGATGCCCTTGGGATCGATCCGGCCCTCGCGGACGTGTTCGATCAGCTTGGGCAGGTGGCGTTTCACCGAGGCCTGGTTGGCGCGGATGGTGATGCCCTTGTTCACGACGTTGCCGATCGGGACCATGTTGCCGGTCGGGCCATAGACGCCGACGATGGAGACCACGCCGCCCTTTTTCACCGAGTTGATCGCCCAGTGCAGCGGTACGGCACTGCCGGCCTCCAGCTTCAGCTTCTTGCCGAACAGGGTGTGCCAGGCGTTGCCCGAGGCGTCGGCCCCGACGGCGTCGATGCAGACGTCCGGGCCGATGTCGGTGATCTTCTTCAGGAACACCACCGGATCGCCGATCTCGCGGAAGTCATAGACCTCAGCCGGGCAGTAGGTGCGGGCGAACTCCAGCCGGTATTCGACATGGTCGATGACGATCACCCGACCGGCCCCGAACAGCCAGGCCGAGCGCGCGGCCAGCAGGCCCACGGGACCAGCCCCGAAGACGACGACGGTGTCGCCCTTCTGGATGCCGCCCATCTCGGCCGCCTGATAGCCGGTCGGCACCACGTCGGTCAGCAGCACCGCGTCGTCCGGGTCCATCCAATCGGGGATGATCGTCGGACCGAAATCGGCATAGGGGACGCGGACATATTCGGCCTGGCCGCCGTCATAGCCGCCGGCGGTGTGGGAATAGCCGAAGATGCCGCCGACGGCGGTCGCCTGGGCATTGGACTCGTGGCAGTTGCCGAACAGGCCCTGTTTGCAGAAATGGCACTGGCCGCAGGCGATGTTGAAGGGGACCAGGACGTGGTCGCCGGCCTTCAGGTTCTCGACGCCCGAGCCGACCTCTTCCACCACGCCGCAGAACTCGTGACCGAAGGTCATCCCGACGCGGGTGTCGGGCACCATGCCGTGGTACAGGTGCAGGTCAGAGCCGCAGATGCACGACCGGGTCACGCGGACGATGGCGTCGCGCGGATGCTCCAGTTTCGGCATCGGCTTGTCCACCACGCGCACGCGGCGAGGCCCTCGGTAATCCATTGCCCGCATCGTCTTCTCCAGTCTGCTTGAGAAGACCCAACCGGAGGGCTGGCGGTTGGTTCCTGTGCAGGAAACCCGACATTGGCGGGCAAGCCTTGCCCTTTGGCTCGAAGAACCCGGGTCAGAGTCCGACATCTTTCGGCCACCACCACCATTCGGCCTTGTTCGGGGCGCAGAAGCCCCGCCCTTCTGAATCGACCCGCAACCTCGCCAATCCGGGCGCGGTGCCCTACGGAACGCCCATGCCCTTCCCTGCCAGTCATCCCGCGCTCGACCGCGCCCTCTCCGAACGCGGCTATGCCGAGCCGACCCCCGTCCAGGCCGCCGTTCTGGAAGCCGCCATGGCCGAGGACGGGACCGGACGGGACCTGCTGGTTTCGGCCCAGACCGGGTCGGGCAAGACCGTCGCCTTCGGCCTGGCCCTGGCCCCCACCCTGCTGGGCGAGGCCGAGAAATTCACCGACTTCGGCGCGCCCCTGGCCCTGGTCATCGCCCCGACCCGCGAACTGGCCCAGCAGGTCGCCAGCGAGCTGACCTGGCTCTACGCCCAGACCGGGGCCCGCATCGTCAGCTGCGTCGGCGGCATGGACCCCAAGGTCGAGCGCCGGGCCCTGGAGCGCGGGGCCCATATCGTCGTCGGCACGCCCGGCCGCCTGCGCGACCATCTGGAACGCGGCGCGCTCGACCTGTCCGAGGCCCGCGCCGTCGTGCTCGACGAAGCCGACGAGATGCTGGACATGGGCTTCCAGGAAGACCTGACCTTCATCCTGGACGCAGCGCCCGAGACGCGCCGGACCCTGATGTTCTCGGCCACCCTGGCCCGCGACATCGTCCAGCTGGCCAAGACCTATCAGCGCGATGCCGTCCGTATCGACACCGTCGCCGGCAACAAGTCGCACGCCGACATCGAGTACAAGGCGATCCGCGTCGCGCCGAACGAGATCGAACTCGCGGTGGTCAACGTCCTTCGCTATTTCGAGGCCCCCGGGGCCCTGGTGTTCGCCAATACGCGCGAGCGGGTGAAGCATCTGACCGCCTCCCTGCGCGAGCGCGGCTTCTCGGTCGTCGGCCTGTCGGGCGAACTGACCCAAGGGGCGCGCTCCGAGGCGCTGCAGGCGCTGCGCGATGGTCACGCCCGGGTCTGCGTCGCCACCGACGTGGCCGCGCGCGGTCTGGACCTGCCCGACCTGGGCCTGGTCATCCATGCCGAGATCCCGGTCAACAAGGCCGGCCTGCTGCACCGCTCGGGCCGCACCGGCCGCGCCGGCAAGAAGGGCGTGTCCGTCCTGCTGGTCAGCTACACCCGCCGCCGCAAGGTCGAGCTGATGCTGCAGTCGGCCGCCATCGTCGCCGAATGGTCGGGCCCGCCGTCCGCCGAGATGATCCTGGAGAAGGACCGCGAGCGGCTGCTGGCCGATCCGGCCCTGACCGCCCCGGTCGAGGACGCCGAAGCCCTGGAGCTGGGCCGTCTGCTGCTGGAGCGCACCACGCCGGAACAGGTCGCCGCCTCCCTGATCCGCCTGTACCGCCAGAAGCTGCCGGCCCCCGAGGACGTCTATGACGACGACCGGATGAAGCGTCAGCAGGCCTCGGGCGTCAACGACCGCGGCCAGCCCGATGCGCCGTTCCAGGATTTCGCCCGCGGCGGCGACATGGCCTGGTTCCGCATCAACATCGGTCGCGACAAGAACGCGGACCCGAAATGGCTGCTGCCGACCATCTGCCGCATCGGTCACGTGACCAAGCGCGACATCGGCTCGATCAAGATCTTCGACCGCGAGACCAAGTTCGAGATCACCAAGGAGGCCGAGGCCAAGTTCAAGGCCGCCGTGGCCGCCTCGAGCGAAGACGGCGTGACCGTCTCGGAGGCCGTGGCCCCCGGTCCCAAGGAAAAGCCCGCCAGCCGCTGGGACAAGAAGCCCGCCGGCGACGGGGGTGAGCGCCCCGAGCGCAAGCCCTGGGCCAACAAGACCGAGGGCGACCGCACCCCGCGCGGCGACAAGCCGGCCTTCGAGAAGAAGCCCTGGGTCAAGCGCGACGCCGCGCCGACCGGCGAGAAGAAACCCTGGGTCAAGCGCGACGCCCCCGAGGCGGCGGAACGCACGCCCTGGGCCGGCAAGGTCGATACGGGCGCGGCGCCGGCCAAGAAGCCCTGGGTCAAGCGCACGGCGGACGCCCCGACTCCCGAAGGCAAGAAGCCCTGGGTGAAACGCGACGCGCCGCCGGCCGCCTCGGGCGAACCGGCCTGGAAGGGCAAGCCCAAGGGCGGCGACCGTCCCTGGGCCGCCAAGGACGCGCGGGGCAAGCCGGCCGCCAAGCCTGTCGGCGACAAGAAGCCGTTCAAGGGCAAGAAGAAGCCGAACGGCTGAGTTCGGCTATCGACGCTGGCGTTTGGGCGGGTCATCCTGGATCAGGGTGCCCGCCACCAGGCTGACCACGCCGGTGATCACGGCCGCCCCGATCCCGGCCCACAGGCCCTCCACCGCGAACCCGCCCAGGAAGGCCGCGACCAGGCCGATGGTGGCGGCGTTCACGACCAGCAGGAACAGGCCGAAGGTCACCACCGTCAGGGGAAAGGTGACGAACAGCAGGATCGGCCGCACCACGGCGTTGACGATCCCCAGCAGCACCGCCGCCGCGATCAGCGAGCCGGTCGAGGCGAACGAGACCCCCGGGATGACGTAGGCGGACAGCCACAGCCCGAGCGCGGTGACCACGGCCTGAAGGATGAATCTGAGCATCGTCGCACTCCTGCCTTGACGGAACCGTAGCCTTGGCCGTGCACTATCACGGCAGCCTCCCCGGCCCTCAGAGCATAAGGAATTTCCATCATGACCGACCAACGCATCGAAGGCGCCGCCGAAGGCGCCGGCGGCAAGATCAAGTCCGGCCTCGGCAACCTGACCGGCGACACCAAGCTGCAGCTCGAAGGCAAGTTCGGTGAAGTGAAGGGCAAGGCGCTCGACGCCTATGGCCGCGCCATCGACAAGCTGGAAACCCTGTCGGAACGCGCTCCGGCCGACCTGCGCCAGCCGATCGACACGGGCCTGGACTTCGCCCGCCGCAAGCCGCTGGTGACCACCGGCATCCTGGCCGGCATCGCCTTCCTGATCGCCGGCTCGGGCCGTCGCCGCTACTAGGTTTCGACCTCAGATGAACGAAAGGCCCGGGAGCGATCCCGGGCCTTTTTTG is a window encoding:
- a CDS encoding HAD-IA family hydrolase; translated protein: MIERDLEGWTLAFDLDGTLVETHQDLVGTLNRMLVIEGLPPVPMEGARELIGGGARALLEHGFTLAGAPLERAQDPQLFEAFIADYIEHIADHSVPFEGVVETLETLSARGATLVVVTNKRSDLSELLLGKIDLTRHFAAIVGPDRVSARKPSGAHLIEAIQSVGGDPARAIMIGDAAPDAGTAQDANIPCILCSFGYTPIPVEDLDPDVIVDAFEDVEEAIDMIVVDHYVARAMAGV
- a CDS encoding helix-turn-helix domain-containing protein, translating into MSATTQPVAIRPAVFDHPPVDPRVEALVNEVIGRVADKWTMIVLDVLAEHGEQRFTRLAALSGGVSQKMLTQTLRQMERDGLVIRTVHPVVPPKVEYRLTDMGFSLATAFCGVWMWAEAHLERIEAARAAFDAAKAR
- a CDS encoding SDR family oxidoreductase; amino-acid sequence: MNTAHDTVLITGGGTGIGRAMAEALHARGTKVIIAGRRPEVLAEVCAANPGMAHAVLDVADSASIPAVVSQIVADHPGLNAVISNAGIMRAETLSAGAFDLGLVDETVAINLLGTIRLAAAVLPHLLQQPSATFVTVSSGLAFVPLAATPTYSATKAAIHSWTQSLRTQLAGTSVRVIEWAPPGVATDLMPGHAEDPRSMPLADFTAESLSLFEAGHDAVLVERVKFLSGAEARGDYAAVYEALNGAH
- a CDS encoding dicarboxylate/amino acid:cation symporter, with the protein product MLARFFAIPLWQRTAAGFALGILAGLILREQATVWLQPIGDVYLNLIRMVVAPLVLFTIASSIAKLGAGAGAVRLGARTILWFAITSLLAVLVGFAFGHLINPGLGLANLPLGEVKDRVIPTPLEVLLGIVPTNPFAALSEGKVLQIIFFSALVGAALVALGDRALTARRLVDEGAAIIFRITRWVIQLTPFGVFGLIGSVVGGYGWEALLPLGKFILAIYAACLFHILIVYSGLLKLHGLKASSFFRGAFAAQQTAFATSSSLGTLPITLRQTVERLGVPQAYAAFAVPLGANVKMDGCGAIYPAIASIFIAQYFSIDLTLTQYVLIGLTAVLGSLGTAGVPGTSIVMLTLTLSTAGLPLEGIGYIVAIDRIIDMMRTATNVTGQMLVPVLVAREEGILNEGIYDGHVAWLPGDPEAETPAAVQGAGI
- a CDS encoding zinc-dependent alcohol dehydrogenase, with product MRAMDYRGPRRVRVVDKPMPKLEHPRDAIVRVTRSCICGSDLHLYHGMVPDTRVGMTFGHEFCGVVEEVGSGVENLKAGDHVLVPFNIACGQCHFCKQGLFGNCHESNAQATAVGGIFGYSHTAGGYDGGQAEYVRVPYADFGPTIIPDWMDPDDAVLLTDVVPTGYQAAEMGGIQKGDTVVVFGAGPVGLLAARSAWLFGAGRVIVIDHVEYRLEFARTYCPAEVYDFREIGDPVVFLKKITDIGPDVCIDAVGADASGNAWHTLFGKKLKLEAGSAVPLHWAINSVKKGGVVSIVGVYGPTGNMVPIGNVVNKGITIRANQASVKRHLPKLIEHVREGRIDPKGIITHRVPLEDVAEAYHLFSSKLDGCIKPVLIPSAA
- a CDS encoding DEAD/DEAH box helicase, coding for MPFPASHPALDRALSERGYAEPTPVQAAVLEAAMAEDGTGRDLLVSAQTGSGKTVAFGLALAPTLLGEAEKFTDFGAPLALVIAPTRELAQQVASELTWLYAQTGARIVSCVGGMDPKVERRALERGAHIVVGTPGRLRDHLERGALDLSEARAVVLDEADEMLDMGFQEDLTFILDAAPETRRTLMFSATLARDIVQLAKTYQRDAVRIDTVAGNKSHADIEYKAIRVAPNEIELAVVNVLRYFEAPGALVFANTRERVKHLTASLRERGFSVVGLSGELTQGARSEALQALRDGHARVCVATDVAARGLDLPDLGLVIHAEIPVNKAGLLHRSGRTGRAGKKGVSVLLVSYTRRRKVELMLQSAAIVAEWSGPPSAEMILEKDRERLLADPALTAPVEDAEALELGRLLLERTTPEQVAASLIRLYRQKLPAPEDVYDDDRMKRQQASGVNDRGQPDAPFQDFARGGDMAWFRINIGRDKNADPKWLLPTICRIGHVTKRDIGSIKIFDRETKFEITKEAEAKFKAAVAASSEDGVTVSEAVAPGPKEKPASRWDKKPAGDGGERPERKPWANKTEGDRTPRGDKPAFEKKPWVKRDAAPTGEKKPWVKRDAPEAAERTPWAGKVDTGAAPAKKPWVKRTADAPTPEGKKPWVKRDAPPAASGEPAWKGKPKGGDRPWAAKDARGKPAAKPVGDKKPFKGKKKPNG
- a CDS encoding phage holin family protein gives rise to the protein MLRFILQAVVTALGLWLSAYVIPGVSFASTGSLIAAAVLLGIVNAVVRPILLFVTFPLTVVTFGLFLLVVNAATIGLVAAFLGGFAVEGLWAGIGAAVITGVVSLVAGTLIQDDPPKRQRR
- a CDS encoding CsbD family protein; the encoded protein is MTDQRIEGAAEGAGGKIKSGLGNLTGDTKLQLEGKFGEVKGKALDAYGRAIDKLETLSERAPADLRQPIDTGLDFARRKPLVTTGILAGIAFLIAGSGRRRY